Genomic segment of Falco peregrinus isolate bFalPer1 chromosome 5, bFalPer1.pri, whole genome shotgun sequence:
CAGAAGTGCTAACAAGGAGACAGAGCCAGAGGGGATGTTGCTGAGTATGGTGCTCGTGGAAAAGCAGGGCTAGATCCATGAGGAAGACCCCAATATCGGCAGGGTCACTCCTGGCCCACCCAAGGACACCTGTGGGGTGACACAGGGTTACCTGGAATGGCTCCTTTGCTTCGAAGGGGAAGGTGCTATTaacctcttccttcccccagtGGTTGGCAAGGAAGGAGTTGCAGATGATTCTGGAGCTGGAGAAACGAGGGTTAAAGTGGAGAGCAATTTGGTCTCCAGGATCACAgagcaaattaatttcaaaccTAAGACAATGAGACAAAGAATTGGTAGAGAGCCGTGGAGCGACGCTGTTGGCTCTCACAAGCCAGGAGAGCTGTGAGCAGAGTGTGTCCTTACATGCTTGTACTGGAACTGGTCTCGCCCTTGACCACGACGCTCCAGCCAGGACACATCCCCTCTGGGTACAGGGCCTCAAACTGCCAACGAGGAGGTGACGGTGAAACATGGCAAGATGGGAGAggtgcacagccctgctcaTTCCTTACACTTCTCCATCTTTCTCACTCTGTCCTTCCCCCACTCCTTTCCCACGCAGGCACACTCTCTGCCCCTGCCTTTTTCTCACTCCT
This window contains:
- the GRIFIN gene encoding grifin, with protein sequence MALRFEALYPEGMCPGWSVVVKGETSSSTSMFEINLLCDPGDQIALHFNPRFSSSRIICNSFLANHWGKEEVNSTFPFEAKEPFQVEIYSDQDYFHIFIDENKILQYKHRQKQLSSITKLQILNDIEISSVEITKRGLY